The following coding sequences lie in one Alloacidobacterium dinghuense genomic window:
- a CDS encoding sigma-70 family RNA polymerase sigma factor — MHAADSQVTLLLQAMRKGDASAADKLMPLVYKELHRLAKSYMRRERTDHTLQPTALINEAYLRLAYDAVDWQNRQHFVAVAANVMRRLLVDHARTRQAEMRGGDLQRVELNEEIAISAKHSGEVLALHEALNLLAEVNTRQAKVVELRYFAGLSVEEIAGILNVSPRTVKSDWALARVWLFNEIQRSRASKLDKQGT, encoded by the coding sequence ATGCATGCTGCTGACAGTCAAGTTACGCTCCTCTTGCAGGCCATGAGGAAGGGAGACGCATCCGCGGCCGATAAACTGATGCCCCTCGTTTATAAAGAACTTCATCGGTTGGCGAAGTCCTATATGCGACGCGAGCGAACCGACCACACGTTACAACCGACTGCGCTGATCAATGAGGCCTACCTGCGCCTTGCTTACGACGCTGTCGACTGGCAAAATCGCCAGCACTTTGTCGCGGTCGCTGCAAACGTGATGCGTCGCCTACTTGTCGACCACGCACGAACTCGTCAGGCTGAAATGCGAGGAGGAGATCTTCAGCGAGTTGAATTGAACGAAGAAATTGCGATTTCTGCCAAGCACTCAGGTGAGGTGTTGGCTCTGCACGAGGCGCTAAATCTTCTTGCAGAGGTGAATACCAGGCAGGCAAAAGTGGTCGAGCTGCGCTATTTTGCAGGGCTCTCCGTTGAAGAAATAGCGGGAATTCTAAACGTGTCACCCCGAACTGTGAAAAGCGACTGGGCCCTGGCAAGGGTATGGCTGTTCAATGAGATACAGCGGTCTCGTGCCTCGAAACTCGACAAGCAAGGAACCTAG
- a CDS encoding RNA polymerase sigma factor — MHCVSEAALIPYSSMAVEELLRACAESNDSAAWEEFVARFQRDISLSIIRTARRWGFSPPEVVDDLVQDTYLKLCADKCRLLYEFAIAHREAINGYVKTVAINVAHDYFKSQQSRKRGGKIVVQANEELEPKAASESLGGQSTMEREILLRQIDSCLQNCTEGPSQERDRTVFWLHYRQGMTAKEIAALPTTGLTVKGVESVILRLKCMIREKIRDLPSGSSTKAE; from the coding sequence GTGCACTGCGTTTCCGAGGCTGCGTTGATTCCCTACTCTTCCATGGCAGTAGAGGAGTTGCTCCGTGCTTGCGCTGAATCGAATGACAGTGCGGCTTGGGAAGAGTTCGTTGCGCGTTTTCAACGCGATATTAGTCTGTCAATCATTCGCACAGCTCGCCGATGGGGATTTAGCCCTCCGGAAGTCGTTGACGACCTGGTGCAGGATACGTATCTCAAGCTTTGTGCTGATAAATGCCGCCTTTTGTATGAGTTTGCGATCGCTCATCGTGAGGCCATTAACGGATATGTCAAAACCGTGGCGATTAATGTCGCTCACGACTATTTCAAGTCTCAGCAATCCAGAAAGCGTGGGGGCAAAATCGTCGTGCAAGCGAATGAAGAGTTGGAGCCGAAGGCTGCAAGCGAGAGCCTGGGGGGCCAGAGCACCATGGAGCGCGAGATTCTCCTTCGCCAGATTGACTCATGCCTGCAAAACTGCACGGAAGGACCCAGCCAGGAGAGAGATCGCACCGTCTTCTGGCTTCACTATCGGCAGGGTATGACCGCCAAGGAAATTGCTGCACTACCGACAACAGGGTTAACGGTCAAAGGCGTGGAGAGCGTCATTCTGCGGCTGAAATGCATGATTCGAGAGAAGATAAGAGATCTGCCATCCGGCTCCTCTACCAAGGCTGAGTAG
- a CDS encoding CHAT domain-containing protein, with product MHVLSDEVSPNEEVMLTSLKSNDPSWRRSMAQKMSRAAQPPLESKWWIRIWEALRPQLLPVSVALASAVIVGWIAFHFFLSHPHQGPAAPLALIASAYTEHRTLELRIPGASNAPIRVERGTSGSNLDKPEDLLRAEALIGEGLHKNPDDTTLLDAKARADLLDNNYEAAIKSLQRALETESNSAPLKIDLATAYFLRAEKTGRDGDYHSADEYLGEVLATTPDNSVALFNRAVVAERIYLYGAAEEDWKKFLQIETDPGWLSEGKHRYELLQQRIQKQEQNNSRASPIRDPASALSALRSHAINPNDKTWPLPLDEAYLDTALTEWLPTVASHRQLAEKKSSTEWAALNALSDILRTQHGDEWLSDLLKGPHSSAWADGALELSAAAQANAQGDMDAVIAHATRSMKQFQLARNDAGEVGARYEYFTGSNQSQLEDRCMSIGSSGLQGVHRHHYAWFETQILFVVSDCYFFKGNTEQAMLYAAHAVALADQARYAVLQLWGQYYLDGVQTPWVASPDSWARISAGLREFSQGWYPPVNGYVFCVDMGHAAESREMWQLAEAAAKEAVRMSSGIARTYEAFAHHWLARVAEAANDTKLAEIEYEKASELFSGLGTREARALLLESEIDRASLEVKQKKFEAAGARLERVKAGLSSGNYDYAYVVSHWASLGELHLRTGKLQLAETELLEAVRLIEKNEDSLSSEADILTWQRETAGVYRALLEIYSENYRDGAKSFGFLEWYRGEPLWLVVRSRRQPGVPSIAQGKSSSGLTSVFAPREYALKPGDAVITWASLPNGLAVWLLDSNGVHFSWVNVSAASLLATVTRFTRLCADPSSDPNAIDRDAHQLYDWLVRPVETNLKGSARLLVEPDESLTFIPFQALKAPDGRYLGDLLPMVESPGLAYSQILRPATAVSAHNAILAVGNPLLTDPDLTEFTPLPEANLEAHDVAAKFDHRHLLTGTDATLTKVKEMLPQVEIFHFAGHALSGNHGSGLILAPEAGNADEAGLLGETQLRGLELANLKLVVLSACETAVSNEGLVDPSNLARVFMRAGVPDVVASKWRVDSQASSDLMHDFYTHLLQGQAASNALKEAEHDLRSKPETSHPYYWAAFSIFGG from the coding sequence ATGCACGTTCTTTCCGATGAGGTAAGCCCCAATGAAGAGGTTATGCTCACCAGCCTGAAGAGCAACGATCCGTCGTGGCGCAGGTCGATGGCACAGAAGATGAGCAGAGCTGCACAGCCGCCTCTTGAAAGCAAATGGTGGATCCGGATATGGGAAGCTCTCAGACCGCAACTTCTTCCGGTCTCCGTCGCATTGGCGTCCGCTGTGATTGTCGGATGGATTGCATTTCACTTCTTCCTCTCCCATCCTCACCAAGGCCCCGCTGCACCCCTGGCACTTATTGCGTCTGCTTATACTGAACATCGAACATTGGAACTGCGTATTCCCGGAGCGAGCAACGCACCCATCCGCGTGGAACGTGGCACTAGCGGCTCAAACTTGGACAAACCGGAAGATTTGCTTCGAGCTGAAGCCTTGATTGGTGAGGGATTACACAAGAATCCGGACGATACCACGCTACTGGATGCCAAGGCTCGTGCAGATTTGCTTGATAACAACTACGAGGCCGCGATCAAGTCGTTACAGCGAGCACTGGAAACCGAATCTAACTCGGCGCCGCTGAAGATAGATCTAGCCACAGCCTATTTTCTGCGGGCTGAGAAGACAGGTAGAGATGGCGACTACCATTCCGCAGATGAGTACTTAGGCGAGGTCTTAGCTACAACTCCCGACAATAGCGTTGCTCTGTTCAATCGAGCTGTCGTGGCAGAACGCATCTACTTATATGGAGCGGCGGAAGAAGATTGGAAGAAGTTTCTACAGATCGAGACTGATCCGGGATGGCTATCGGAGGGCAAGCATCGATACGAACTGCTGCAGCAGAGAATACAAAAGCAGGAACAAAACAATTCGCGCGCATCGCCGATTCGCGACCCGGCATCCGCCCTATCAGCCCTGCGTTCTCACGCGATTAACCCCAATGACAAAACTTGGCCCCTGCCCCTCGACGAAGCATATCTCGACACAGCTCTAACTGAATGGCTCCCCACAGTTGCCAGCCACAGGCAACTGGCAGAGAAGAAATCATCGACAGAATGGGCTGCTCTGAATGCGCTCTCTGACATCCTGCGTACGCAGCACGGCGATGAATGGCTATCTGATCTCCTCAAAGGTCCGCATTCGTCAGCGTGGGCTGACGGAGCGCTTGAACTCTCCGCGGCCGCGCAAGCGAATGCGCAGGGTGACATGGATGCAGTCATTGCTCATGCCACCCGATCCATGAAGCAATTTCAATTGGCGAGAAATGACGCAGGTGAGGTCGGGGCGAGATACGAATATTTCACTGGCTCGAATCAGTCTCAGTTGGAAGATCGATGCATGTCCATCGGCTCAAGCGGACTCCAAGGGGTGCATCGCCATCATTATGCGTGGTTCGAAACTCAAATCCTGTTTGTGGTCTCGGATTGCTACTTCTTTAAAGGTAATACAGAGCAAGCGATGCTGTACGCAGCACACGCGGTAGCATTGGCTGATCAGGCGCGCTATGCGGTCCTGCAGCTCTGGGGTCAATATTATCTCGATGGTGTCCAGACACCGTGGGTAGCTTCACCCGATTCATGGGCTCGCATCTCGGCTGGCCTTCGTGAGTTCAGCCAGGGGTGGTATCCGCCTGTGAACGGATATGTCTTCTGCGTAGATATGGGCCATGCTGCCGAGTCCAGGGAAATGTGGCAACTGGCAGAAGCCGCAGCTAAAGAAGCTGTACGAATGTCTTCCGGAATAGCTCGCACGTATGAGGCCTTTGCTCATCATTGGCTGGCACGGGTAGCCGAAGCCGCCAATGACACAAAGTTGGCGGAAATAGAGTATGAAAAGGCCAGCGAATTATTCAGCGGGTTGGGGACACGGGAGGCTCGTGCGCTCCTTTTAGAATCTGAAATTGACCGTGCATCTTTGGAAGTAAAGCAAAAGAAATTCGAAGCGGCAGGGGCTCGTCTTGAAAGGGTGAAGGCCGGTCTTTCTTCGGGCAATTATGACTATGCCTATGTTGTTTCGCACTGGGCATCATTGGGGGAACTCCACCTCCGCACAGGTAAACTGCAACTGGCGGAGACCGAACTTCTGGAAGCAGTAAGACTGATCGAAAAGAACGAAGACTCGCTTTCGTCGGAAGCAGATATCCTCACATGGCAACGAGAAACCGCAGGAGTTTATCGCGCTTTGCTGGAAATTTACAGCGAGAATTACCGCGATGGGGCAAAGTCGTTTGGATTTCTGGAGTGGTATCGAGGCGAGCCTCTGTGGCTTGTTGTTCGCTCCAGGCGGCAGCCCGGAGTGCCGTCTATCGCTCAGGGAAAATCTTCTTCAGGCTTGACATCAGTTTTTGCCCCGCGAGAGTACGCGCTTAAACCGGGAGATGCGGTGATAACGTGGGCTTCCCTGCCCAATGGACTCGCTGTGTGGCTGCTGGATAGCAACGGCGTGCATTTCTCCTGGGTAAATGTAAGTGCAGCGTCACTGCTTGCCACTGTTACCAGGTTCACTCGGTTGTGTGCTGATCCCTCATCGGATCCAAATGCAATCGATCGAGATGCCCATCAGTTGTACGACTGGTTGGTTCGGCCCGTGGAGACGAATCTTAAGGGTTCTGCCAGGCTTCTTGTTGAACCGGATGAATCTCTCACTTTCATCCCTTTCCAGGCACTCAAAGCGCCCGATGGCAGATACCTGGGTGACCTTTTGCCAATGGTTGAGTCGCCAGGTCTCGCATACTCGCAAATACTTCGGCCCGCCACAGCCGTGTCAGCGCATAATGCGATTTTGGCTGTGGGCAACCCGCTGTTAACAGACCCGGACCTGACGGAATTTACTCCTCTACCGGAAGCAAATCTGGAGGCTCACGATGTTGCGGCTAAGTTCGATCACCGGCATCTCCTGACGGGTACGGACGCTACCCTGACAAAGGTCAAGGAGATGCTGCCGCAAGTGGAGATCTTTCACTTTGCCGGTCACGCCCTTTCAGGAAATCACGGATCTGGCCTGATACTCGCCCCGGAGGCGGGGAATGCCGATGAGGCAGGATTGCTTGGAGAAACCCAGCTTCGTGGGCTGGAACTGGCAAACCTGAAGCTCGTCGTTCTTTCAGCGTGCGAAACTGCCGTCTCAAACGAGGGCCTGGTGGATCCGAGCAATTTGGCGCGCGTATTTATGCGCGCCGGCGTCCCCGATGTGGTCGCAAGTAAATGGCGCGTCGATTCACAAGCGAGCAGCGATTTGATGCACGACTTTTACACGCACTTGCTGCAAGGACAGGCCGCCTCCAATGCGCTCAAGGAGGCTGAGCATGATCTCAGATCCAAACCGGAGACATCTCATCCATACTATTGGGCAGCGTTTTCCATCTTTGGTGGCTAG
- a CDS encoding clostripain-related cysteine peptidase, giving the protein MDQPWKMLVYISADNTLYDDALVSLRQLTDASSLNNVDIVVQLDGPSPGQGSRYRCVGGKKQLVWEADKNYVNINRAQRLKDFLSLEEAAGKLPTAMPHVSTATPEGSTATPPERQRIALILWGHGAGLDHLYFYKNPLPKDSLSPNVPNPNLYVTNIELGTILEKYSAGVVRKGILENYSKDEILENYSKKCSREKILEKYSKEDLLKKYSEEEILEKYSKEDLLKNYPKAVDFKIDLLGFDSCLMAMTEICHEVAGSVSLVVASDEVVPDQSWPYDTILGDLSKFPGMDANTLSAAIISRFRERYTQKGSKTRVSLSSMNLSKSSDLVKAMTELVNALDAATKWDADVKAKSMIFRARDASRTPDEVTYIDFGVFCKELSQSFSQEHVEEPERNKNYAAVSNQAKNALDVLVSSPYILYHRDAGEDGSIDPYGLAIYFPQTLDIITSLIDDAVKQEVVPKVMPRDDVKTPGTPHKTPGTPHKGDGPQITGYEILWGDYLKLKFNQDTRWANLVCQLLGGNADLMSRTIADLMSRTIEVAQPAERSVA; this is encoded by the coding sequence ATGGATCAACCTTGGAAGATGCTCGTCTATATTTCCGCTGACAACACGCTCTACGATGACGCTCTGGTCAGCCTGCGTCAGTTAACCGATGCTAGTTCACTGAACAATGTTGATATTGTTGTCCAACTCGATGGGCCCAGCCCCGGGCAGGGGTCTCGCTACAGATGCGTCGGGGGCAAGAAACAACTGGTTTGGGAAGCGGACAAGAACTATGTAAACATAAACCGGGCGCAACGGTTAAAGGATTTCCTCAGCTTGGAGGAGGCAGCGGGTAAGTTACCGACCGCAATGCCTCACGTATCGACGGCAACGCCAGAGGGATCGACGGCGACGCCTCCAGAAAGACAGAGGATTGCTCTTATTCTCTGGGGACATGGCGCTGGTCTTGACCACCTTTACTTCTACAAGAATCCTCTGCCGAAAGACTCACTGAGTCCGAACGTTCCTAACCCTAACCTCTACGTGACAAACATCGAACTTGGAACAATCCTCGAGAAATATTCCGCGGGGGTGGTTCGCAAGGGTATTCTCGAGAATTATTCCAAGGATGAGATTCTCGAGAATTATTCCAAGAAATGTTCCCGGGAGAAGATTCTCGAGAAATATTCTAAGGAGGACCTTCTCAAGAAATACTCCGAGGAGGAGATTCTCGAGAAATATTCTAAGGAGGACCTTCTCAAGAATTATCCCAAGGCGGTCGACTTCAAGATTGACTTGTTGGGTTTTGACTCCTGCCTGATGGCGATGACCGAAATTTGTCACGAAGTTGCCGGATCAGTGTCGCTCGTGGTTGCTTCGGATGAAGTGGTGCCCGACCAAAGTTGGCCCTACGATACCATCCTGGGCGACTTGAGCAAATTCCCGGGGATGGATGCCAACACTCTGTCAGCAGCTATCATAAGCAGATTCCGGGAGAGGTACACCCAGAAAGGCAGCAAGACCAGGGTTTCCCTGTCTTCAATGAATTTGTCGAAGAGCAGCGACCTTGTGAAGGCAATGACAGAGTTGGTCAATGCCTTGGACGCTGCCACAAAATGGGATGCGGATGTGAAAGCGAAAAGTATGATATTTCGCGCACGTGATGCGTCACGCACTCCTGATGAGGTCACATACATTGATTTTGGCGTCTTCTGCAAAGAGCTCTCACAGTCTTTCTCCCAGGAACACGTCGAAGAGCCCGAACGCAATAAAAATTACGCCGCCGTGTCCAATCAGGCAAAGAACGCCCTCGATGTGCTCGTGAGCTCCCCGTACATCCTCTACCATCGTGACGCAGGGGAGGACGGATCGATCGATCCGTATGGTCTTGCCATTTACTTCCCGCAAACTCTCGACATTATTACCTCCCTGATCGACGATGCAGTGAAACAAGAGGTGGTGCCAAAGGTGATGCCACGTGACGACGTAAAGACTCCAGGCACTCCACACAAAACCCCCGGTACTCCACATAAAGGAGACGGCCCACAAATTACCGGATATGAAATCCTATGGGGTGACTACCTGAAACTCAAATTCAACCAGGACACGCGCTGGGCAAATTTGGTATGTCAACTACTGGGTGGAAATGCAGATCTGATGAGTAGAACGATAGCAGATCTGATGAGTAGAACGATAGAAGTCGCACAGCCTGCCGAGCGCTCAGTGGCATGA
- a CDS encoding serine/threonine-protein kinase → MASQRHLVEKLFEGALALKATERCAFLDEACNGNPELRRMVEDLLADDARAGSFLQHAPLEFLGVADENPHTKNGNASSGSAPAGRFSPGRVLLGRFVIVRFLAKGGMGEVYEAEDRFLHGAHVALKTILPHMADDPGLQERFAREVVLAREVIHPNLCPIYDIFHCDEQQSGCMFLTMKLLKGETLAERLKRRGAISLDEGLAILRQIVAGLAAIHAAGIVHRDIKPNNIMLDGTGPDVRLCITDFGLARALESELTVLNGGAVIGTPDYMAPELFLGQPPTQGTDLYALGVVLHEVFTGRKPTIAPDMSLVAVRQLNGSNLPLYCVQLIRHCLDRDPVRRCEAFKRAFDLLVPNSVRDGPIHGTSEVRRRSSFAGTTPTICVIGVGSWLEWEQFESLLHPLSLRSFVAPLSLPKTCDARMTPALTGVLGAIERELSRLDEFDRDLVESGSEDVNPDAQDPL, encoded by the coding sequence ATGGCATCTCAGAGACACTTGGTGGAGAAGTTATTTGAGGGGGCTCTCGCGCTCAAGGCCACGGAGCGATGTGCCTTCCTCGATGAGGCATGCAATGGCAATCCTGAGTTGAGGAGGATGGTTGAAGACCTTCTGGCTGATGACGCCAGGGCGGGCAGTTTTCTCCAGCATGCGCCGTTGGAATTTCTTGGGGTGGCAGACGAGAACCCTCACACTAAGAACGGTAATGCGTCGTCAGGCAGCGCTCCTGCTGGTAGATTTTCCCCGGGCCGAGTGCTCCTCGGTCGTTTCGTAATTGTTCGTTTCCTTGCCAAGGGCGGAATGGGGGAAGTCTATGAGGCGGAGGACAGATTTCTACATGGTGCGCATGTAGCCCTGAAGACGATTCTTCCTCACATGGCCGATGATCCTGGTCTGCAAGAGCGTTTCGCGCGTGAAGTCGTGCTCGCGAGGGAAGTGATCCATCCGAACCTCTGCCCCATATACGACATCTTTCATTGTGACGAGCAACAGTCAGGCTGCATGTTCCTGACCATGAAGCTGCTAAAGGGTGAGACCCTTGCGGAACGATTGAAAAGGCGTGGTGCGATATCGCTTGACGAGGGACTCGCAATCCTGAGGCAGATTGTTGCCGGGTTAGCAGCCATCCATGCGGCTGGGATCGTTCACCGTGACATAAAGCCGAACAATATCATGCTCGACGGGACGGGTCCGGACGTGCGGTTATGTATCACTGATTTTGGTCTGGCGAGGGCATTGGAGTCCGAGCTAACTGTTTTAAACGGCGGAGCAGTCATTGGGACACCCGACTATATGGCGCCGGAACTATTTCTTGGCCAGCCACCAACTCAGGGCACTGATCTCTATGCACTCGGTGTCGTTCTGCACGAAGTATTCACAGGTAGAAAGCCGACGATCGCCCCCGACATGTCTCTTGTTGCGGTGCGTCAATTGAACGGCTCAAATCTGCCTCTATACTGTGTCCAGCTAATCCGGCACTGCCTGGATCGTGATCCCGTGCGCAGGTGTGAGGCTTTTAAGCGCGCTTTCGATCTTCTGGTTCCCAACTCTGTTCGCGATGGCCCGATTCACGGAACAAGCGAGGTGCGGAGACGAAGCAGCTTCGCTGGCACAACTCCAACCATTTGCGTAATCGGGGTTGGATCATGGTTGGAATGGGAGCAATTCGAAAGCCTGCTTCATCCCCTGTCACTGAGAAGTTTTGTTGCTCCATTGAGCTTGCCAAAGACATGCGATGCCCGAATGACACCTGCCTTGACAGGAGTTCTTGGCGCAATCGAACGCGAGCTCTCGCGTCTTGATGAATTTGATCGTGATCTCGTCGAGTCTGGATCTGAAGATGTGAACCCGGATGCTCAGGATCCGTTATAA
- the gnd gene encoding phosphogluconate dehydrogenase (NAD(+)-dependent, decarboxylating), producing MQLGMVGLGRMGANMVRRLARNGHECVVFDRSAKAVEDLAKEKGVGGSSSLADFVNKLTTPRAIWLMIPAAVVDDTIAEIVPHLQKGDILIDGGNSYYIDDIRRAKELAPKGINYVDVGTSGGVWGLERGYCMMIGGHKEVVEHLDPIFKAIAPGIGDTPRTPGREGEPTQAEQGYLYCGESGGGHFVKMVHNGIEYGIMAAYAEGLGILKAANVGKDTHEIDAETTPLRDPDHYQYDFNMPDVAEVWRRGSVIASWLLDLTASALHGDPELSKFGGRVSDSGEGRWTVKAAIDEGVPAHVLTAALYERFSSRGLADYSDKLLSAMRFAFGGHLEKPAAK from the coding sequence ATGCAACTTGGAATGGTGGGACTCGGAAGAATGGGAGCGAACATGGTTCGCCGCCTCGCCCGTAACGGACACGAATGTGTCGTGTTCGACAGGTCAGCCAAGGCTGTTGAAGATCTGGCAAAGGAAAAGGGAGTGGGCGGCTCGTCGTCGCTGGCCGACTTCGTAAACAAATTGACAACGCCGCGCGCGATTTGGCTGATGATTCCTGCGGCAGTCGTCGATGACACGATCGCAGAGATTGTTCCTCATCTGCAAAAAGGCGACATCCTTATCGATGGAGGCAACTCTTACTACATCGACGATATCCGCCGCGCCAAAGAACTCGCGCCGAAGGGCATCAATTACGTCGACGTGGGAACGAGCGGCGGAGTGTGGGGCCTGGAGCGTGGATACTGCATGATGATCGGCGGCCACAAGGAAGTCGTTGAGCATCTTGACCCGATTTTCAAGGCCATAGCACCTGGTATCGGAGACACTCCACGGACCCCGGGCCGCGAAGGCGAGCCGACCCAAGCCGAACAGGGCTACTTGTACTGCGGAGAAAGCGGTGGTGGCCACTTCGTCAAGATGGTGCACAACGGCATCGAGTACGGCATCATGGCGGCGTACGCTGAAGGCCTCGGCATTCTGAAAGCCGCCAATGTTGGCAAAGATACCCACGAGATCGATGCCGAGACAACGCCTCTGCGCGACCCCGACCACTATCAATACGATTTCAATATGCCGGATGTCGCCGAAGTGTGGCGGCGCGGCAGTGTCATTGCTTCCTGGCTGCTCGACCTGACCGCATCGGCGCTTCACGGCGATCCTGAACTCTCGAAGTTTGGTGGCCGAGTCTCAGATTCCGGCGAGGGCCGCTGGACAGTAAAGGCCGCCATCGATGAGGGAGTTCCTGCGCACGTACTCACCGCCGCGCTCTACGAACGATTCAGCTCACGCGGACTTGCAGACTACTCCGACAAACTTCTCTCCGCCATGCGCTTCGCATTCGGTGGGCATCTTGAGAAACCAGCCGCAAAATAG
- a CDS encoding UBP-type zinc finger domain-containing protein: MAQATCPHVKDHEKKVKPGSKGCEECLKTGDSWVHLRMCMECGHVGCCDSSKNRHARAHFHTTQHPIIKSAERGENWRWCYIDDMYLQ; encoded by the coding sequence ATGGCGCAAGCAACGTGTCCCCATGTCAAGGATCACGAGAAGAAGGTGAAACCTGGCAGCAAAGGATGTGAAGAATGCCTGAAGACCGGCGATAGCTGGGTTCATTTGCGCATGTGCATGGAATGCGGCCACGTCGGCTGCTGTGACTCATCCAAAAACCGCCACGCCCGAGCGCACTTTCACACGACGCAGCACCCTATTATCAAGTCGGCTGAACGAGGCGAAAACTGGCGATGGTGCTACATCGACGACATGTATCTGCAGTAG